AAATCCCAGGATGATCGCCTCCCATTTCCGGGTTTCATCGTCCTGACGGTACACAATGGTGGCAGCATCCTGAATTTCCGGGAGCCGGTTGGCCCGATCTGCCTTGGAAGGATAGTTTACGGCATATTTTTTCTTGCCGGGGGTGGCGTTCAGAAGTACCATCAGGGCATCCTCCTTGCACCAGGGATCTGTTCCGTGCACAAAGTATCCGGTGCTGCCGGGGGGGAAATGTGTCTGCACATAATCGGCCATGAAAATACCTGAAATAACCCCGGGGCAGTAATGGTCATGGAACTCAAACGCCCGGATCACACGAGCCGTCGCTCCGGATGCCACTGCATTGGCAATGGTGATGACCCGGAAAGCATTGTTCCCGAATATCCGACCGGCCAGCCGGGCTTCAAGTGCTGTTGCATGCTGATAAAGGTATGCGGCATCAATCCGTTCCACGGTCCGGATGCCGAACATTTCAGGGGACATGGGTTGTGGGAACAGTTTGGAATCAGATCCGTCTGATCTGTTCATCTCCAGATAGGCACAGAACCCGGACTGCCGGTCATAAACGGCAAACCACAGGGGATCCCGGGCAGCGGCATGGATCTCCACCAGGGTGTTTTTGCCCCGGCTGGCTCCGGTCACCACCGTCAAGCCGTCAAGGGCGCCCTGGGTGGACATGCCGAATATTTCTGCATATCCTGCATTGGTCAGAACAATGAGATTTTCTGTGTCCGGCGCGGCAGCAGCGGTCTGGATCATTTCCAGGGACATACCGGCGGCAAACTGCCCTGCCGCCTTCCACCGGGTGTAAACAGATTCACCTGATGACGGGTCACTATTCTTTTGCCCAAAACACACCCCGCACCAGGAGGTGATGATAACGGCCAGAAAAAATATCATTATGACGGGATGCTGATGTTTCATTGAGGTCATGGTTTTTCTCCTTTTCATTTCAAAAGACATCTGTTTAATTGATGAAGCAACCATCGGGCATCAGGGTTTTTGTCTGATGGTTCCATTCAACTGCAAAGAAAAAAACAGCACATCCAAAGATGTAGGATTTTTTTCCATCATTTTGCTTTTACAGAAAAGACATGCCTGTGCCTGGAAGGTATCCAGATTCCTGATTGACCCCGCAGACACACGCTGCTATAAGAAAGGAGAAAGCCCTTCTGCCGGTCATGGACCGGCAGAAAAGGATTTCAGCCCGGAAGGCGGCACGGCTCTTTGACCGGACCCTGTGCCGTCTTCCTTTTTTATCTGTTATGTCATTTCCTGCATCCTGTTCAAAAACAAAAAGGCCAAGAATATCTGGACAGGCAAGTTCTCCTGTCCGACCTTCTTGGCCTTGGCTTTAACAATTTAAAAAAAAGCTTGGTTCAGCTCGCTGCAATTTCTATTGCAGAATTTTTGTCAATCTATGTAAAAAATAAATCCCTGTCAAGGGCAAAAAATTATTTTCAATGTGTGTCATCCCTTTTCTCCACTGAAATGGCGTTCTGACGTAACAACAGGCCGCGGAAATCCTTGGAATGCCGCAACCCAAATTATCTCAGCTGTTACGCAGCCATTTCCGGGGCATAAGTGAAGCAAAAATGATTGCATGTCTGAATTATCTTGGCAGCGACGTGAATATTGTTGCAATAATCAGGGTCGTCAGGCCAGCATGGCTATATCCGGATTGTCTTTTCCCGCCAGCCGTTCCGCCAGCACCATGCCGATCATGGCCAGGCATTCCATGTCAAGGTATCGGGCCGCCTGTTTTTCAAACAACAGGGAGCAGTCCGCCGGAAAATCTTCGTCCGCATCATTGAAAATCAGGTAGATCCGCACCCTGGGAAGGGCCTCGAACATATAAGACAGATCACAGGAGATCCCCAGGTCACCCGGTATTCCCCCCAGATGCCGGCAGCCGGTTTCCAGCGCGGCAAGGCGGCCTGCAAAGGCCCTGGAAACCGGTTTTTGGGCGGTGTTGTCAAACCCCTGTACATAAGGGGCCGCATCCTTGAAATCCCGGTATGTCTTCAGCTGCCTGTCTTCATCCGGGGCTTCCGGGCCCAGCAGCAGATACTGGCACAAAATGACACACACCGAATGAGGGGGCCGGCGGCCCTGGTGATCTTCAATTTTCCGGGGAAAGACCGAAAAGGTCTCATTGAAAAAGGGAATGGTGATGGTCTGTCCCTCTACCCGGATACCCAGTATGTCCTGTTTATTTGTCAGGTCCAGGCCGGCCACCCGGGCCAGATAGTCCTGATAGATTTTTTCAAAAACCGGTGCTTTGGATGTCATGGTTTGTGAAACTCCTTCTTTGCTTTTAATCGTTATTTTGCCACAGGCAGATTATTTTCCTGCCGCCTCTCATTTCAGCCCGTAATTTTTCCATATGCCGGAGTGCCGCTATGTCCCGTTCAAAAGTCTCTAGGGGGAGTTCAAGCTGTTCCGAAAGCTCCTGAATGCTGATACCGCCTGTTTCTTTCAGGATTTGCAGAATTTTTACCTGCACCGGGTTCAGATCCGGCCGTGAACCGGTTTTTTCCGAAAAAGATTTTGCGCAGTAGGCGGCCCAGGGGTCACACGCCTTGGGCGGTGAAAGTAAGATCATATAGCAATCCTCGCAAATCACCTTTCCATTGAATTCTCGCTCATCGTTTTCAGGGATGTCCGCTTTGCACCGTTGACATTGAATGGGATGTTTTTTTTGCATCAGATTTCACCTGTCCTTTCTATATCAAGCAATTTCATGAGGATCTTGACGGCTTTCATGGCATGCCGGTGGATTTTTTCCCGGGGCGGAGAGGCATGTAAACCGATAAGCACCGGCATGCGCATGGAAAGGAGAATGGCAAGAAAAATGTTGATCTCGTCTTCAGCGTTATCAATGTTGAATCTATCCTTGAAAAACCGGGCAAGGCAGGTTTTCGTCCGCCGGGGTCCCATTGCATAAAAGGCGCGGGTTATTTCCGGCACCTTGGGTCCTTCGGATACCAGCAGCCGGATATTGG
Above is a window of Desulfotignum balticum DSM 7044 DNA encoding:
- a CDS encoding FmdE family protein, yielding MTSMKHQHPVIMIFFLAVIITSWCGVCFGQKNSDPSSGESVYTRWKAAGQFAAGMSLEMIQTAAAAPDTENLIVLTNAGYAEIFGMSTQGALDGLTVVTGASRGKNTLVEIHAAARDPLWFAVYDRQSGFCAYLEMNRSDGSDSKLFPQPMSPEMFGIRTVERIDAAYLYQHATALEARLAGRIFGNNAFRVITIANAVASGATARVIRAFEFHDHYCPGVISGIFMADYVQTHFPPGSTGYFVHGTDPWCKEDALMVLLNATPGKKKYAVNYPSKADRANRLPEIQDAATIVYRQDDETRKWEAIILGFDWADTSCTKTGNVIIDKLCTDLWYLERIDTPEAFVKVLKTVALPDGVSPIDWAGPGIDPLQKMGLTVK
- a CDS encoding DUF3786 domain-containing protein, which codes for MTSKAPVFEKIYQDYLARVAGLDLTNKQDILGIRVEGQTITIPFFNETFSVFPRKIEDHQGRRPPHSVCVILCQYLLLGPEAPDEDRQLKTYRDFKDAAPYVQGFDNTAQKPVSRAFAGRLAALETGCRHLGGIPGDLGISCDLSYMFEALPRVRIYLIFNDADEDFPADCSLLFEKQAARYLDMECLAMIGMVLAERLAGKDNPDIAMLA
- a CDS encoding winged helix-turn-helix transcriptional regulator, whose product is MILLSPPKACDPWAAYCAKSFSEKTGSRPDLNPVQVKILQILKETGGISIQELSEQLELPLETFERDIAALRHMEKLRAEMRGGRKIICLWQNND